In Actinomycetota bacterium, one DNA window encodes the following:
- the gcvPA gene encoding aminomethyl-transferring glycine dehydrogenase subunit GcvPA encodes MQFAPHTAEDVARMLDVLGLESLDDLFAHIPDSVRARGAIHLPDALSEDEVVRRMQGYARRNDADLVCFAGGGAYDHYVPAVIPAILSRGELYTSYTPYQPEVSQGVLQALFEYQTVICQVTGLEVSNASLYDGASAAVEAVNMAIGATGYSRVVLAGGVPPATAQVIRTFAHPRGLHVTDAPLGRDGRSEVADLPQATAAYVLAQPNHLGVIEDVRAHAAAAQAVGARLVVAYDATAAGLLPRPGDQGADLVVGDGLQLGNGLNFGGPSFGFLAARLADVRRLPGRLVGETVDVRGTRGYVLTLQAREQHIRREKATSNICTNQTLNALAGLLYLVWLGPRGLAELASSCLQRAHHLARRLAAVESVRLAVSAPFFKEFALRVPGDPATFVERIADQGYLIGPVIEAGAANGAVLVAATERRTAQEADGLVQAVSRVAKEVA; translated from the coding sequence GTGCAGTTCGCCCCGCACACCGCCGAAGACGTCGCCCGCATGCTGGACGTGCTCGGCCTCGAGTCGCTCGACGACCTGTTCGCCCACATCCCCGACTCGGTCCGCGCTCGAGGCGCGATCCACCTGCCCGATGCGCTGTCCGAGGATGAGGTCGTCCGACGCATGCAGGGCTACGCGCGACGCAACGACGCAGACCTGGTCTGTTTCGCCGGCGGGGGCGCATACGACCACTACGTCCCGGCGGTGATCCCCGCGATCCTGTCGCGTGGGGAGCTGTACACCAGCTACACCCCGTACCAACCGGAGGTCAGCCAGGGGGTGCTGCAGGCGCTGTTCGAGTACCAGACGGTGATCTGCCAGGTCACGGGGCTGGAGGTGAGCAACGCGTCGTTGTACGACGGGGCGTCGGCGGCTGTCGAGGCCGTCAACATGGCGATCGGCGCCACCGGCTACTCGCGCGTCGTCCTGGCCGGAGGGGTGCCACCGGCCACAGCGCAGGTGATCCGGACCTTCGCCCATCCTCGCGGCCTACACGTCACCGACGCGCCGCTGGGACGCGACGGGCGGAGCGAGGTCGCGGATCTGCCGCAGGCGACCGCCGCCTACGTCCTCGCGCAGCCCAACCACCTCGGCGTGATCGAGGACGTCCGGGCGCACGCGGCGGCCGCGCAGGCGGTCGGCGCGCGCCTGGTGGTGGCCTACGACGCGACCGCGGCAGGGCTGCTGCCACGCCCCGGTGATCAGGGTGCCGACCTGGTGGTCGGCGACGGTCTGCAGCTGGGCAACGGCCTGAACTTCGGGGGACCGTCGTTCGGCTTCCTCGCCGCGCGCCTGGCCGACGTGCGCCGCTTGCCCGGCCGCCTGGTCGGCGAGACCGTCGATGTGCGCGGCACGCGCGGGTACGTGCTGACGCTGCAGGCGCGCGAGCAGCACATCCGGCGCGAGAAGGCCACCAGCAACATCTGCACCAACCAGACCCTGAACGCCCTGGCGGGGTTGCTGTACCTGGTGTGGCTCGGACCGCGGGGTCTGGCCGAGCTCGCCAGCAGCTGCTTGCAGCGCGCCCACCACCTCGCGCGCCGGCTCGCAGCCGTCGAGTCGGTGCGGCTGGCGGTGTCCGCCCCGTTCTTCAAGGAGTTCGCGCTGCGGGTGCCCGGCGATCCGGCGACGTTCGTGGAGCGCATCGCTGACCAGGGCTACCTGATCGGACCGGTCATCGAAGCTGGTGCGGCCAACGGCGCGGTCCTCGTCGCGGCCACCGAGCGGCGGACCGCCCAGGAGGCCGACGGACTGGTGCAGGCGGTCAGCCGGGTCGCCAAGGAGGTCGCGTGA
- a CDS encoding deoxyribonuclease IV, with protein sequence MRVGAHVRSKSPLRAAAERGADAVQFFLSNPKGWRIPKTRDDADELVASDVPVYIHAPYLINIPATNPRVRHPSRKLLQETCSAAAAIGAEAVIVHGGHCELEEQPDLGFARWRKALEQLETDVPVFIENTAGGQNAMCRHFDVLGRLWEAISDLDVPLGFCLDTCHTHAAGEDLSTAVQRVKELIGRIDLVHCNDSKDPAGSGRDRHENLGRGRIEPELLVAAVREAGAPVIVETPGDSPADQSADIAWLREKL encoded by the coding sequence ATGCGTGTCGGTGCCCACGTCCGGTCGAAGTCCCCGTTGCGTGCGGCCGCCGAACGCGGCGCCGACGCGGTCCAGTTCTTCCTCAGCAACCCCAAAGGGTGGCGCATCCCCAAGACCCGCGACGACGCCGACGAGCTGGTCGCCTCCGACGTCCCCGTGTACATCCACGCCCCGTACCTGATCAACATCCCGGCGACCAACCCCCGGGTGCGACACCCCTCGCGGAAGCTGCTGCAGGAGACGTGCAGCGCGGCTGCGGCCATCGGCGCGGAGGCGGTGATCGTCCACGGCGGACACTGTGAGCTCGAAGAGCAACCCGACCTGGGTTTCGCGCGGTGGCGGAAGGCCCTCGAGCAGCTCGAGACGGACGTGCCGGTGTTCATCGAGAACACCGCCGGCGGTCAGAACGCGATGTGTCGCCACTTCGACGTGCTCGGCCGGCTATGGGAAGCCATCTCCGACCTGGACGTGCCGCTGGGCTTCTGCCTCGACACCTGCCACACCCACGCGGCAGGTGAGGACCTGTCCACGGCGGTGCAACGGGTCAAGGAGCTGATCGGTCGCATCGACCTGGTCCACTGCAACGACTCGAAGGACCCGGCCGGATCGGGCCGGGACCGTCACGAGAACCTGGGCCGGGGCCGCATCGAACCGGAGCTGCTGGTGGCCGCTGTCCGCGAAGCGGGTGCCCCCGTGATCGTCGAGACGCCCGGCGACTCCCCCGCGGACCAGTCGGCCGACATCGCGTGGTTGCGCGAGAAGCTGTAG
- a CDS encoding aconitate hydratase has translation MGLNVAKKIIQAHLVEGDMQPGDPIGIRIDQSLTQDATGTLVMLELEAMGLDRVKTDLSAQYVDHNVIQEDHKNPDDHLFLKSACERFGIWYSRPGNGVSHPVHQERFGKPGATMAGSDSHTPAAGAIGMVAIGSGGLDVALAMAGEPLRIKMPRIWGVKLVGELPDWVSAKDVILEMLRRHDVDGGVGKIVEYYGPGLAALSCMDRHVIANMGAEMGATTTVFPADAEVRRFLEQQGRADDFTEIVADDDATYDEHDEIDLSQLEPLIALPTSPGNVVPVHEVAGEDIAQSYVGSSANPGYRDFAVAAEICRLAGRQVHPRVSLDVNPTSRQILENLARDGHLLSLLHAGARIHQAGCNGCIGMGQAPATDVISLRTVPRNFPGRTGTREDRVYLCSPETATASALTGVITDPRDLEDEFAMAYPRVHEPDEIILNAEMLLGPPPRDQARQVAIRKGPNIASIPEMEPLPDHVVVPVLLKVGDNVSTDEILPAGTRVLPYRSNIPAISRFAFDILDRTYHDRALDVREPGQANGIELTGGHAVVGGKNYGQGSSREHAALAPRYLGLRLVLAKDYARIHWQNLINFGLLPLTFVDEAHHDDIAQGDVLRISGLREAVATGNHIEVDNLTNGTNFPATHQLSERQVDVLLQGGIIPWMKQRLSASETSDIEVVEAQPGR, from the coding sequence GTGGGTCTGAACGTCGCGAAGAAGATCATCCAGGCTCACCTCGTCGAAGGTGACATGCAGCCGGGCGACCCGATCGGGATCCGGATCGATCAGTCGCTGACACAGGACGCAACCGGCACCCTGGTGATGCTCGAGCTCGAAGCGATGGGCCTGGACCGCGTCAAGACGGACCTGTCCGCGCAGTACGTCGACCACAACGTCATCCAGGAGGACCACAAGAACCCCGACGACCACCTGTTCCTCAAGTCGGCCTGTGAGCGGTTCGGGATCTGGTACAGCCGGCCTGGGAACGGCGTGTCGCACCCGGTGCACCAGGAGCGGTTCGGCAAGCCGGGAGCGACCATGGCCGGGTCCGACAGCCACACCCCGGCCGCTGGCGCGATCGGGATGGTGGCGATCGGTTCGGGCGGTCTGGACGTCGCGCTGGCCATGGCCGGCGAGCCGCTGCGCATCAAGATGCCCCGGATCTGGGGTGTGAAGCTCGTCGGGGAGCTGCCCGACTGGGTCTCGGCCAAGGACGTCATCCTGGAGATGCTCCGCCGACACGACGTGGATGGCGGCGTCGGGAAGATCGTCGAGTACTACGGGCCGGGGCTCGCGGCGCTGTCGTGCATGGACCGGCACGTGATCGCCAACATGGGCGCGGAGATGGGCGCCACCACGACGGTGTTCCCCGCGGACGCCGAGGTCCGCCGCTTCCTCGAACAGCAGGGCCGCGCCGACGACTTCACCGAGATCGTTGCTGACGACGACGCGACCTACGACGAGCACGACGAGATCGACCTGTCGCAGTTGGAGCCGCTGATCGCGCTGCCGACCAGCCCCGGGAACGTCGTCCCGGTGCACGAGGTCGCCGGTGAAGACATCGCGCAGTCCTACGTCGGTTCGTCGGCCAACCCCGGCTACCGCGACTTCGCCGTGGCCGCGGAGATCTGTCGGCTGGCGGGGCGTCAGGTGCACCCCCGCGTGTCGCTCGACGTGAACCCCACCTCCCGCCAGATCCTGGAGAACCTGGCCCGTGACGGGCACCTGCTGTCGCTGCTGCATGCCGGGGCGCGGATCCACCAGGCCGGGTGCAACGGCTGCATCGGGATGGGTCAGGCGCCCGCCACCGACGTCATCAGCTTGCGGACGGTGCCGCGGAACTTCCCCGGGCGGACGGGGACACGCGAGGACAGGGTCTACCTGTGCAGCCCCGAAACGGCCACCGCGTCGGCGCTGACGGGTGTGATCACCGACCCGCGCGACCTCGAGGACGAGTTCGCGATGGCCTACCCGCGGGTCCACGAACCCGATGAGATCATCCTCAACGCCGAGATGCTGCTCGGCCCGCCACCTCGGGATCAGGCCCGCCAGGTCGCGATCCGCAAGGGGCCCAACATCGCGTCGATACCCGAGATGGAGCCGCTGCCGGACCACGTCGTGGTCCCGGTGCTGCTGAAGGTCGGCGACAACGTCTCGACCGACGAGATCCTCCCCGCGGGGACGCGCGTGCTTCCGTACCGCTCCAACATCCCCGCCATCAGCCGCTTCGCGTTCGACATCCTGGATCGCACCTACCACGACCGGGCGCTCGACGTCCGCGAACCGGGGCAGGCCAACGGGATCGAGTTGACCGGCGGACACGCGGTCGTCGGGGGGAAGAACTACGGGCAGGGCTCGTCACGGGAGCACGCGGCGCTGGCGCCCCGCTACCTCGGGCTCCGCCTGGTCCTCGCCAAGGACTACGCACGCATCCACTGGCAGAACCTGATCAACTTCGGGTTGCTGCCGTTGACGTTCGTCGACGAGGCCCACCACGACGACATCGCCCAAGGTGACGTGCTGCGGATCAGCGGCTTGCGCGAGGCGGTCGCGACCGGGAACCACATCGAGGTCGACAACCTCACCAACGGCACGAACTTCCCCGCGACCCACCAGCTGTCCGAGCGGCAGGTCGACGTGCTGCTGCAGGGTGGCATCATCCCGTGGATGAAGCAGCGGCTCAGCGCCAGCGAGACCTCAGACATCGAAGTGGTCGAGGCCCAGCCCGGCCGGTGA